In Nerophis lumbriciformis linkage group LG04, RoL_Nlum_v2.1, whole genome shotgun sequence, a single window of DNA contains:
- the hivep3b gene encoding transcription factor HIVEP3 isoform X2, translated as MEAEPSHSADGERSGRQEQQHVTAESPLGSCPPQQPQQPSNPRPVHRALGRLQNRQPKRADLLRLQQQVVAWQQTDTPGPSGGSLFSSGSASISSLPSTSSTQVEQGHRIPSQSSQETKEGVSSPRKGEKKTPKLGKYVCTYCGRPCAKPSVLQKHIRSHTGERPYPCAPCGFSFKTKSNLYKHRKSHAHRIKAGLVSSRDEPSSSGPDCRSIGEDPEEPTEGESTESEDETGQHRKSSKEISARQKKGGKELPEGSEECQRPEDSQAVKQRLALRLSERKRGPMASPDDPPLSLSTSSSSLGPGSKGSTESGYFSGSGSTDLSQVSPPSASAKTYAEIILGKYGRLGGQQRSSHPQHSNSPLSALPGTDEKSISFSVPKTQVIEHITKLITINEAVVDTSEIDSVKPRRSSLSRKSSFESPKLTTQKDAYTFDSKGEAPGPSGLGHPHNPETDPSATQTSTAPLLRSRSMPSSTSQQEFSVSGNRSTRGYRLCQSFDEQQASAAEINIVHAHRMLRRQPAIEVPLGAELMLEETPPNSCSSIKGRDGVRHPQQQPPQSTLSPFECKICGTHFQHSDNYRAHAGMCTGQKTLVEESSDASKTCREDRPQMMMHYKFRALAMAVRKRRKEESIEEDLPSPGSVAMSERSAVLLPVAGQGHNQTLSGASVETESGQQQHDRKGVSVIQHTSSFEKQETISMESEVSDVKEAQQAQQPHPKPSTSRLIRQHNIQVPEIFVTVEPDADMTSLSPTVTASSSKEAERVEEFQWPQRSQSLAQLPAEKLPPKKKRLRLAEMAQSSGESSFESVSLPRSPSQESSMSHTSSLSASFEDAARTEPALWGSSSQSTQMLTVPSPSHQHNQSHKEMRRSASEQAPQKTEQVSETRSKSFDLGSLSSQQSASSWKERRKCLLVKHATLGEPEQEEGVGMSQLSRADSPKPGPSHLSHPLVYSSSSFHPEDTENVLQLLQPRDVLPPHLSGQPTFPPGLPATQFINRSFLHPQIAPPVHPMQIHMGEQLGIQLHQLPALVPVQFPFRTTASQSLYLPSPPLHSSHACTAPSTDGRTSSMSFDLTQQSLVTISYPYPRPVIATCVAQLTPAVSLVVPVRLQTHIPTYTRAMYTTLSQILTSACPQEPIFCTAMTLMGQVERSKLQRSYLKVPSPDIKCLPPLLLPGEGMSPSVEGYGPLGPGGSKRMLSPAASLELSTEAQRHQKRVKEEEEGEQHKSAKEAENVEEKMHRGGGSKAAGKQLEEIESKKDLLETTTVKTEGKHKREEKQVEESTGRSQKEEQHPVEEKKIERPNTRSYPSLHTSTSVNWCYLNYVKPNPTAQRDSSTSVYSTWSVSGHNPNLPGISTKVALSLLCSKQKHCSETYTIAMAPNPDKIKKPPSSSNAPRVSEVHPTTASPSTDGTDHQPEQEENKETREKEAPSTSKQSETSRVRIFEGGYKSNEEYIYVRGRGRGKYICGECGIRCKKPSMLKKHIRTHTDVRPYICKHCNFAFKTKGNLTKHMKSKAHGKKCQAMGVSEASADEPESEETAHEERACYSEEQEEHRFSNVEESEDDDDNDDDDDEDEEEGSHDDPPSSCSSDTHASTGGRSKCSGHSRQCTPEPEPACLIPSPGLETSQRGTWHSRRAASPGSRRALFSRRSWKASPRTFSPSSGSCSPSHSLSPRLELSSPVHSLSPRTELPSPSRQVSPSPERGPSPVRPVSPLRPILSGCYRLSQARTPPMPVGAKQRTLGCLPWEHLNTRSSYMKVDKGGTAGTGQPLLFPPAFRLSTCEAYVGHPAAAVDNIFSHLPMHSQQAKVPYLMIPIGGIQMVQARPRSNPSTPSSPMSPSTEGPSPARFDSYWGGTPGPQGSRAPGGERSESSQSGQRGANVPTSKLERTDSKQYGSSRSSAHEGEEPPCGSEQVARRDQST; from the exons ATGGAGGCCGAGCCCAGCCATTCGGCTGATGGGGAGCGCTCTGGAAGACAAGAGCAGCAGCATGTGACAGCTGAATCCCCACTTGGGTCTTGTCCACCGCAGCAGCCCCAGCAGCCCTCTAACCCACGTCCTGTACACAGAGCTTTGGGTCGACTGCAGAATCGCCAGCCCAAACGTGCTGATCTTCTTCGGTTACAACAGCAAGTAGTAGCATGGCAGCAAACGGACACACCAGGTCCTTCAGGAGGCAGCCTTTTCTCTTCAGGATCTGCATCAATCTCATCTCTTCCTTCTACATCCTCCACCCAGGTTGAGCAGGGTCACAGGATCCCATCTCAGTCAAGCCAAGAGACTAAAGAAGGGGTGAGCTCTCCTAGAAAAGGAGAGAAAAAAACCCCGAAACTAGGGAAATATGTGTGCACTTATTGTGGCCGTCCTTGTGCCAAGCCAAGTGTTCTTCAGAAACACATTCGCTCCCACACAGGAGAAAGACCTTATCCTTGTGCTCCCTGTGGTTTTTCTTTCAAGACCAAGAGTAACCTGTACAAGCACCGCAAGTCCCATGCTCATCGCATTAAAGCAGGTCTTGTGTCCAGTCGTGATGAGCCCAGTTCTAGTGGCCCAGACTGCCGTAGTATTGGAGAAGATCCTGAGGAGCCTACAGAAGGAGAAAGTACAGAGTCAGAAGACGAGACAGGCCAACACAGAAAATCTTCTAAGGAGATTTCGGCACGACAGAAAAAAGGTGGTAAGGAGTTGCCCGAGGGGTCAGAAGAGTGCCAGAGGCCTGAAGATTCTCAAGCTGTTAAGCAAAGGCTGGCGCTGCGACTTAGTGAAAGAAAACGTGGACCCATGGCTTCTCCTGATGATCCTCCTTTGTCTCTCTCCACCTCATCTTCGTCTCTTGGCCCTGGCAGTAAAGGCAGCACAGAGTCTGGATACTTTTCTGGATCTGGCAGCACTGACCTGTCCCAAGTTAGTCCTCCGAGCGCTAGTGCCAAAACCTACGCAGAAATAATTCTTGGGAAATATGGGAGGTTGGGAGGGCAGCAGCGGAGTTCACATCCCCAGCATTCTAATTCTCCCCTTTCTGCACTGCCTGGAACAGATGAGAAGAGTATTTCTTTTTCTGTACCCAAAACCCAAGTAATAGAACACATTACAAAGCTCATCACTATCAATGAAGCAGTGGTAGACACCAGTGAGATTGACAGCGTGAAGCCTCGACGTTCCTCTCTGTCAAGGAAAAGCAGCTTTGAATCGCCCAAATTGACTACCCAAAAAGACGCCTACACATTTGATTCAAAGGGAGAAGCCCCTGGTCCAAGTGGTTTGGGACATCCACACAATCCCGAAACAGATCCATCAGCTACCCAAACGTCAACAGCCCCCCTGCTCAGAAGTCGCTCTATGCCATCGTCTACCAGCCAACAAGAGTTCTCTGTGTCTGGAAACAGGTCCACCAGAGGTTATCGTCTCTGCCAGTCTTTCGATGAGCAGCAGGCTTCGGCGGCAGAGATTAACATTGTTCATGCCCATCGTATGCTGAGGCGCCAACCTGCCATAGAGGTTCCTCTGGGAGCTGAGCTTATGTTGGAGGAGACTCCGCCCAACTCCTGTTCGTCAATCAAAGGCAGAGACGGAGTCAGGCATCCACAGCAACAACCACCGCAAAGTACTTTGAGCCCATTTGAATGCAAAATAtgtgggacacatttccagcataGTGACAACTACAGGGCTCATGCAGGCATGTGCACAGGGCAGAAAACGCTGGTAGAAGAGAGCAGCGATGCAAGTAAGACCTGCAGAGAGGATCGGCCCCAGATGATGATGCACTATAAATTCAGAGCCTTGGCCATGGCtgtgaggaagaggaggaaagAAGAGAGTATAGAAGAGGATCTACCTAGTCCTGGGTCCGTAGCCATGTCAGAGAGGTCTGCAGTCCTCCTACCAGTGGCAGGTCAAGGACACAACCAGACACTCTCAG GTGCTTCTGTCGAGACTGAGTCGGGACAACAGCAGCATGACAGAAAAGGGGTGTCTGTCATTCAGCACACAAGCTCCTTTGAAAAGCAGGAGACAATCTCCATGGAAAGTGAGGTATCAGATGTCAAGGAGGCTCAACAAGCACAACAACCCCATCCAAAACCTTCTACATCACGCCTCATCCGCCAGCACAACATCCAAGTTCCAGAGATCTTTGTTACAGTGGAGCCTGATGCTGACATGACGTCTTTGTCACCAACAGTAACAGCATCGTCTTCTAAG GAGGCAGAAAGAGTGGAGGAGTTCCAGTGGCCACAACGTAGCCAGTCTCTGGCCCAACTCCCTGCAGAGAAACTGCCCCCGAAGAAGAAAAGACTCCGCTTAGCTGAGATGGCGCAGTCCTCAGGGGAGTCAAGCTTTGAGTCTGTGTCTCTGCCACGCAGTCCTAGTCAGGAGAGCAGCATGTCCCACACTTCAAGTCTTTCCGCTTCTTTCGAAGATGCAGCAAGGACTGAACCTGCCCTTTGGGGCTCCAGTAGCCAAAGCACCCAAATGTTGACCGTGCCATCCCCCTCCCATCAACACAACCAAAGCCACAAGGAGATGAGGCGTTCAGCTTCAGAACAGGCCCCTCAGAAAACAGAGCAGGTCTCCGAAACCAGAAGTAAATCTTTCGACTTGGGTTCCTTGTCATCTCAGCAGTCAGCATCATCCTGGAAAGAACGGAGGAAGTGTCTCCTTGTAAAGCATGCTACCTTAGGGGAACCTGAGCAAGAGGAGGGGGTTGGCATGAGTCAGCTATCTAGAGCAGACAGTCCGAAGCCTGGTCCTTCTCACTTGAGCCACCCTCTGGTTTACTCAAGTTCCTCTTTCCACCCAGAGGACACGGAGAATGTCTTGCAACTGTTACAGCCACGAGATGTGCTTCCTCCACATCTAAGCGGCCAACCAACATTCCCTCCAGGATTGCCGGCGACACAGTTTATTAACAGAAGCTTTTTACATCCACAAATCGCTCCACCTGTACACCCAATGCAGATCCACATGGGTGAACAGTTGGGTATACAGCTCCATCAACTtcctgctttagttcctgtccaaTTTCCCTTCAGGACCACTGCTAGCCAGTCTCTGTACTTACCTTCACCTCCATTACATTCCTCACATGCTTGTACAGCTCCTTCCACAGATGGAAGAACCTCGTCTATGTCTTTTGACCTTACCCAGCAGTCTCTTGTTACAATTTCTTACCCCTACCCGCGGCCTGTGATTGCCACTTGTGTGGCACAGCTTACACCAGCAGTGTCCCTGGTGGTGCCAGTCCGCCTCCAAACCCACATCCCTACCTATACTCGTGCAATGTACACCACCCTGTCCCAGATTCTCACTTCTGCTTGTCCGCAGGAGCCCATTTTTTGTACGGCCATGACACTTATGGGCCAAGTAGAAAGGAGCAAGTTACAGAGGTCTTATCTGAAAGTCCCCTCACCAGACATTAAGTGTCTccctccactacttcttcctggagaGGGTATGTCACCATCAGTCGAGGGGTACGGTCCACTTGGCCCTGGTGGGAGTAAACGCATGCTCTCACCTGCAGCCAGTCTGGAGCTCAGTACTGAAGCTCAGCGTCACCAGAAAAGAgtaaaagaggaagaggagggtgaACAACACAAGTCTGCAAAAGAAGCGGAGAATGTAGAGGAAAAAATGCACAGGGGAGGAGGAAGTAAAGCTGCTGGGAAACAACTGGAAGAGATTGAAAGTAAAAAAGACCTGCTTGAAACTACAACTGTAAAAACAGAAGGGAAGCATAAAAGGGAGGAGAAACAGGTAGAAGAATCAACTGGGAGAAGTCAAAAAGAGGAGCAACATCCTGTTGAAGAGAAGAAGATTGAGAGACCAAACACCCGTTCATACCCCAGCCTTCACACGTCCACCTCTGTCAACTGGTGCTACCTGAACTATGTCAAACCCAACCCGACCGCACAGAGGGACAGTAGCACCTCAGTTTATTCCACCTGGAGTGTCAGCGGACACAACCCAAACTTGCCAGGCATCAGCACTAAGGTGGCTTTGTCTCTGCTGTGCTCCAAACAGAAGCATTGCTCAGAGACCTACACCATCGCCATGGCTCCAAATCCAGACAAAATCAAAAAGCCCCCTTCAAGTAGCAACGCTCCACGAGTGTCAGAG GTCCATCCCACCACAGCCAGTCCCTCCACTGATGGAACAGATCACCAGCCCGAACAGGAGGAGAATAAAGAAACCAGAGAAAAAGAGGCGCCGTCCACCTCAAAACAAAGCGAAACATCTCGTGTCCGAATATTTGAAGGAGG GTATAAGTCTAACGAAGAGTATATTTACGTTCGAGGGCGTGGCAGAGGAAAGTACATATGCGGGGAGTGCGGCATCCGCTGTAAGAAGCCCAGCATGCTGAAGAAGCACATCCGAACACACACTGATGTCCGTCCGTACATTTGCAAACACTGCAACTTTGCCTTCAAAACCAAAG GGAACCTTACCAAACACATGAAGTCAAAAGCTCATGGGAAAAAGTGCCAGGCAATGGGAGTGTCTGAAGCGTCGGCGGATGAGCCGGAGAGCGAGGAAACAG CCCACGAAGAGCGTGCCTGTTACTCAGAGGAGCAGGAAGAACACCGTTTTTCCAACGTCGAGGAGTCTGAGGACGATGACGACAACGACGATGACGATGACGAAGACGAGGAAGAGGGATCGCACGACGACCCTCCTTCCTCCTGTTCATCCGACACCCACGCATCGACGGGGGGCCGTTCCAAATGCAGCGGGCACTCTCGGCAGTGTACTCCGGAGCCGGAGCCCGCGTGTCTCATCCCCAGTCCCGGCCTAGAAACGTCCCAAAGGGGGACTTGGCACAGCAGACGTGCCGCCTCACCGGGCAGCAGGAGAGCCCTGTTCTCCCGACGGAGCTGGAAGGCGTCGCCGAGAACTTTCTCCCCCAGCAGTGGGAGCTGTTCCCCCAGTCACAGTCTCTCTCCGCGCCTGGAGCTGTCCTCACCCGTCCATAGTCTGTCCCCAAGGACAGAGCTACCCTCACCCAGCCGGCAAGTGTCGCCGTCCCCTGAAAGAGGACCCTCTCCCGTCAGACCCGTCTCTCCTCTCCGTCCCATCTTGTCAGGCTGCTACAGGTTATCGCAAGCTAGGACGCCGCCTATGCCGGTTGGAGCAAAGCAGAGGACGCTTGGATGTCTTCCCTGGGAACACCTCAATACAAGGAGTAGCTACATGAAAGTG GACAAAGGCGGTACTGCAGGAACAGGACAACCCCTCCTGTTTCCGCCTGCCTTCCGCCTCTCCACATGCGAGGCCTACGTCGGCCACCCAGCGGCTGCAGTGGACAACATCTTCAGCCATCTTCCAATGCACTCCCAGCAGGCCAAGGTCCCTTATCTGATGATTCCTATCGGGGGGATCCAAATGGTACAAGCCAGGCCACGCTCCAACCCTTCCACCCCCTCGTCCCCCATGTCTCCTTCCACGGAGGGGCCCTCACCTGCCAGGTTTGACTCATACTGGGGCGGGACCCCAGGACCTCAAGGGAGTCGGGCTCCGGGAGGCGAGCGCTCAGAAAGCAGCCAATCAGGACAGCGCGGCGCAAACGTGCCGACTTCGAAACTGGAACGGACGGACTCAAAGCAATATGGCAGCTCGCGAAGCTCCGCCCACGAGGGGGAGGAGCCACCTTGCGGAAGTGAGCAGGTGGCTCGAAGAGACCAGAGCACCTAA